One Gammaproteobacteria bacterium genomic window carries:
- a CDS encoding diguanylate cyclase, whose translation MKIFIGVLYTLLPELIVFMLAALLAVQVTSFPRPGQLAVELSVGTVLLAALGLSAQFNRSRMFFALLTLLAAYVGVFALSRTADPLTHAVLSGGLNLFLPLDVLVFACIPERGVFSRYGGLWFGVLAGEALALWAMAAFPSLLLARALHVQFVHLSFLNHSAVTQPALLATGLGLVWLNDQLLRKHDAESAAFFLALAMAVPVLHGAPLAWGALFLGAAGLGFGYAVIQGSWSMAYLDELTGLPGRRALEEQMRQLGGRYAIAMVDVDHFKLFNDRYGHDVGDQVLRFVASRLQQPALAGRPFRYGGEEFCLLYGGRGLDEVSQELETVRADIEACRFDLRHGGRRSEDTGPGENQPDMLSITVSIGAAQHGDSLNEPWTVLKAADKALYDAKHAGRNRVSLA comes from the coding sequence ATGAAGATATTCATCGGCGTCCTATATACGCTGCTGCCAGAGCTGATCGTGTTCATGCTGGCGGCGCTCCTGGCGGTGCAGGTCACCTCCTTCCCCCGCCCGGGCCAGCTCGCGGTGGAGCTCTCCGTCGGCACGGTCCTGCTGGCGGCGCTCGGCCTCTCCGCCCAGTTCAACCGCAGCCGCATGTTCTTCGCCCTGCTCACGCTGCTCGCCGCCTACGTGGGCGTGTTCGCGCTCAGCCGCACCGCGGATCCGCTCACCCACGCGGTGCTGAGCGGCGGCCTCAACCTGTTCCTGCCGCTGGACGTGCTGGTGTTCGCCTGCATCCCGGAACGCGGCGTGTTCAGCCGCTATGGCGGCCTTTGGTTCGGAGTCCTGGCCGGCGAGGCGCTGGCGCTGTGGGCGATGGCGGCATTCCCGAGCCTGCTGCTGGCGCGGGCGCTGCACGTGCAGTTCGTGCATCTCTCCTTCCTCAACCACAGCGCCGTGACCCAGCCCGCGCTGCTCGCCACCGGGCTCGGCCTCGTCTGGCTCAACGACCAGCTGCTGCGCAAGCACGACGCCGAGAGCGCCGCGTTCTTCCTGGCGCTGGCGATGGCGGTGCCGGTGCTGCATGGCGCGCCGCTGGCCTGGGGCGCGTTGTTCCTGGGCGCGGCGGGCCTGGGCTTCGGCTACGCGGTGATCCAGGGTTCCTGGAGCATGGCCTACCTCGACGAGCTGACGGGCCTGCCGGGGCGGCGCGCACTGGAGGAGCAGATGCGCCAGCTCGGCGGGCGCTATGCCATCGCCATGGTGGACGTGGACCACTTCAAGCTCTTCAACGACCGCTACGGCCACGACGTGGGCGACCAGGTACTGCGTTTCGTGGCCTCACGCCTGCAGCAGCCGGCGCTCGCGGGCCGGCCGTTCCGCTACGGCGGCGAGGAGTTCTGCCTGCTCTACGGGGGACGCGGGCTGGATGAGGTGTCGCAGGAACTGGAGACGGTGCGCGCCGACATCGAGGCCTGCCGCTTCGACCTGCGCCATGGTGGGCGGCGCAGCGAGGATACGGGACCCGGCGAGAACCAGCCGGATATGCTCTCCATCACCGTCAGCATCGGCGCAGCCCAGCACGGCGACAGCCTGAACGAGCCCTGGACCGTGCTCAAGGCGGCCGACAAGGCGCTCTACGATGCCAAGCACGCCGGCCGCAACCGCGTCAGCCTGGCGTAG
- the arfB gene encoding alternative ribosome rescue aminoacyl-tRNA hydrolase ArfB yields the protein MSRETQIFLSNGLMLDATEFQFSFVRSSGPGGQNVNKVASAVELRWDLRKSIYLPVGVRLRLEALAGSRVTDEGVLIIQAQRHRTQERNRADALERLVALVEQALHPPKPRKKTKPSKGSKRRRLEGKKRQGDKKRLRSKSYD from the coding sequence GTGAGCCGCGAGACCCAGATATTCCTGAGCAACGGCCTGATGCTGGACGCCACCGAGTTCCAGTTCAGCTTCGTGCGCAGCTCAGGCCCCGGCGGCCAGAACGTGAACAAGGTGGCGAGCGCGGTAGAACTGCGCTGGGACCTGCGCAAGAGCATCTACCTGCCGGTGGGGGTGCGCCTGAGGCTCGAGGCCCTGGCGGGCTCGCGGGTCACGGACGAGGGCGTGCTCATCATCCAGGCCCAGCGCCACCGCACCCAGGAGCGCAACCGTGCCGACGCCTTGGAGCGCCTCGTCGCCCTCGTGGAGCAGGCGCTGCATCCGCCCAAGCCGCGCAAGAAGACCAAGCCCTCCAAGGGCTCCAAGCGCCGGCGTCTCGAGGGCAAGAAGCGCCAGGGTGACAAGAAGCGCCTTCGCAGCAAGAGCTACGACTAG
- a CDS encoding HD-GYP domain-containing protein, which produces MTRKIPVSELSLGMYVTELDRPWLESPFLFQGFAIESPDQLSALQECCQYVFVDEARVLGGPAEPGEGAAADLTLPGIKETPERSGFRLAVRRVLDYRQKLYPHLQRVMDDARLGKLMDARETRAMVQQLVELVAVNPQAALWLTNLKDRHAHTADHCFNTAVLAVAFGSHLGMPKDTLEQVGLGALLHDVGKMRTPVTILDKPGVLTEDEFDILKKHPGDGYQMLRKQGGFPPLALEVVHLHHERIGGQGYPFSLKGEEIPLHVRVVAVAEVYDDISSDRVYHEGIPAANCLNMMFHWAPRDFGEDLMQEFIRCIGIYPIGSLVELNTGALGIVMSSNPDSRLKPVVMLVRDREGRPYRRRPLLNLAAPGIHDGGFSWRVERVVDCKDYDIDPARIAQMEARL; this is translated from the coding sequence ATGACCAGGAAAATACCCGTATCCGAGCTCAGCCTGGGCATGTACGTGACCGAGCTGGACCGTCCCTGGCTGGAGAGCCCCTTCCTGTTCCAGGGCTTCGCCATCGAGTCCCCGGACCAGCTCTCCGCCCTCCAGGAGTGCTGCCAGTACGTGTTCGTGGACGAGGCCCGGGTCCTGGGCGGCCCGGCCGAGCCGGGGGAAGGGGCCGCGGCGGACCTCACCCTGCCGGGCATCAAGGAGACCCCCGAGCGCAGCGGTTTCCGGCTGGCGGTACGCCGGGTGCTGGACTACCGCCAGAAGCTCTACCCCCACCTGCAGCGGGTCATGGACGATGCCCGCCTGGGCAAGCTCATGGATGCCCGCGAGACCCGCGCCATGGTGCAGCAGCTCGTGGAGCTGGTGGCGGTGAATCCCCAGGCGGCGCTCTGGCTCACGAACCTCAAGGACCGCCACGCCCACACCGCCGACCACTGCTTCAACACCGCGGTGCTGGCGGTAGCCTTCGGCTCCCATCTCGGCATGCCCAAGGACACCCTGGAACAGGTGGGCCTGGGGGCGCTGCTTCACGACGTGGGCAAGATGCGCACGCCAGTCACCATCCTCGACAAGCCGGGCGTGCTCACCGAGGACGAGTTCGACATCCTCAAGAAGCACCCGGGTGACGGCTACCAGATGCTGCGCAAGCAGGGCGGCTTCCCGCCGCTGGCGCTGGAGGTAGTGCATCTGCACCATGAGCGCATCGGCGGGCAGGGCTACCCCTTCAGCCTCAAGGGCGAGGAGATCCCCCTGCATGTGCGGGTGGTGGCGGTGGCGGAGGTCTACGATGACATCAGCAGCGACCGTGTCTACCACGAAGGCATCCCCGCCGCGAACTGCCTCAACATGATGTTCCATTGGGCGCCGCGCGACTTCGGCGAGGACCTGATGCAGGAGTTCATCCGCTGCATCGGCATCTATCCCATCGGCAGCCTGGTGGAGCTCAACACCGGCGCGCTCGGCATCGTCATGTCCAGCAACCCCGACAGCCGGCTCAAACCCGTGGTGATGTTGGTGCGGGACAGGGAAGGGCGCCCGTACCGGCGCAGGCCGCTGCTCAACCTGGCGGCGCCCGGCATCCACGACGGCGGCTTCTCCTGGCGCGTGGAGCGGGTGGTGGATTGCAAGGATTACGACATCGACCCGGCGCGGATCGCGCAGATGGAGGCGCGCCTGTGA
- the pstB gene encoding phosphate ABC transporter ATP-binding protein PstB, which produces MSSPRIDNAKIDIRKLDFYYGKFHALHGIDLQIPEKQVTAFIGPSGCGKSTLLRTMNRIYELYPEQRATGEVILDGGNILATGQDLNLLRAKVGMVFQKPTPFPMSVYENIAFGVRLYEKVPRNEMDERVEWALRKAALWDEVKDKQHQGGTRLSGGQQQRLCIARAIAVKPEVLLLDEPASALDPISTLKVEELIAELKKDYTIVIVTHNMQQAARVSDYTAFMYLGDLIEFADTSTLFTNPARKQTEDYITGRYG; this is translated from the coding sequence ATGAGCTCGCCCCGCATCGACAACGCCAAGATCGACATCCGCAAGCTGGACTTCTACTACGGGAAGTTCCATGCCCTGCACGGCATCGATCTGCAGATCCCCGAGAAGCAGGTGACCGCCTTCATCGGCCCCTCCGGCTGCGGCAAGTCCACGCTGCTGCGCACCATGAACCGGATCTACGAGCTGTACCCCGAGCAGCGCGCCACCGGCGAGGTGATCCTCGACGGCGGCAACATCCTCGCCACCGGGCAGGACCTCAACCTCCTGCGCGCCAAGGTCGGCATGGTGTTCCAGAAGCCGACGCCGTTCCCCATGTCGGTGTACGAGAACATCGCGTTCGGCGTGCGCCTGTATGAGAAGGTGCCGCGCAACGAGATGGACGAGCGGGTCGAGTGGGCGCTGCGCAAGGCGGCGCTGTGGGACGAGGTCAAGGACAAGCAGCACCAGGGCGGCACCCGCCTCTCCGGCGGCCAGCAGCAGCGCCTGTGCATCGCCCGCGCCATCGCGGTCAAGCCGGAGGTGCTGCTCCTGGACGAGCCGGCCTCTGCGCTGGACCCCATCTCCACCCTCAAGGTGGAGGAGCTGATCGCCGAACTCAAGAAGGACTACACCATCGTCATCGTCACCCACAACATGCAGCAGGCGGCGCGCGTGTCGGATTACACCGCCTTCATGTACCTGGGGGACCTCATCGAGTTCGCCGACACCAGCACGCTCTTCACCAACCCGGCCCGGAAGCAGACCGAAGACTACATCACCGGAAGGTACGGCTAG
- a CDS encoding APC family permease, with product MIGLLYASLGSIIGSGWLFGALNASMQAGPFSMASWTIGATAVLFLAFVFAELSTMFPNSGALVHMVHVSHGDMLGKIWSWVLFLAFVSVPPVEVIAVLTYMNTLLPPSGFLGMGHFLDAGGLLTPLGTVSSLIMLALVVALNFMAIRWVIAINSVTTWWKVLVPVVTIFILVAYSFHPENMTAQLQSTPTSGIFTAVGTAGIIFSFLGFQQAIALAGETRNPGKYVPIALIGSVVIALIIYLGLQYAFIVALDPNDISSGWPQLHFAGMFGPLAAILTAVGALWWASVLYFDAVVSPLGTAFIYITGSPRILMAAGEMGGAPSHVAKLNRWGVPWIALIATYIFGAAFFFPFPSWSKLVSAVSSITVLSYAIGPVILLHLRKILPGAERPFRLKGSAAVSMIAFIASNWIIYWTGNYVMSVLFVLVGGYVAFLLVWHLLVKRLPASSLGWQHAWWLLPYFAGMWLISYLGPSASGMGGNDTFGFFTGMLLVTLFSPAMLWLALKTGVTSAAAQAHSDKVGAMGSRGMEMPLH from the coding sequence GTGATCGGACTCCTGTATGCCAGCCTGGGCAGCATCATCGGCTCCGGCTGGCTGTTCGGCGCGCTCAATGCCTCCATGCAGGCGGGCCCCTTCAGCATGGCCTCCTGGACCATCGGTGCCACCGCGGTGCTGTTCCTGGCGTTCGTGTTCGCCGAACTCTCCACCATGTTCCCGAATTCCGGCGCGCTGGTGCACATGGTGCACGTGAGCCACGGCGACATGCTGGGCAAGATCTGGAGCTGGGTGCTGTTCCTGGCATTCGTCTCGGTGCCGCCGGTGGAAGTCATCGCGGTGCTGACCTACATGAACACCCTGCTGCCCCCGTCGGGCTTCCTCGGCATGGGGCACTTCCTGGATGCCGGCGGCCTGCTCACGCCGCTCGGCACGGTGAGTTCGCTGATCATGCTGGCGCTGGTGGTGGCCCTGAACTTCATGGCCATCCGCTGGGTCATCGCCATCAACAGCGTGACCACCTGGTGGAAAGTGCTGGTGCCGGTGGTCACCATCTTCATCCTCGTGGCTTATTCCTTCCACCCGGAGAACATGACCGCGCAGCTGCAGAGCACGCCCACCAGCGGCATCTTCACCGCCGTCGGCACCGCCGGCATCATCTTCAGCTTCCTGGGCTTCCAGCAGGCTATCGCCCTCGCCGGCGAGACCCGCAACCCAGGCAAGTACGTGCCCATCGCTCTGATCGGCTCGGTGGTGATCGCCCTCATCATCTACCTGGGCCTGCAGTACGCTTTCATCGTGGCACTGGACCCCAACGACATCAGCTCCGGCTGGCCGCAGCTGCACTTCGCCGGCATGTTCGGTCCCCTGGCCGCCATCCTCACCGCCGTCGGTGCGCTGTGGTGGGCCTCGGTTCTGTACTTCGACGCGGTGGTATCGCCGCTCGGCACCGCGTTCATCTACATCACCGGCAGCCCGCGCATCCTGATGGCTGCCGGCGAGATGGGCGGCGCCCCCTCCCACGTGGCCAAGCTCAACCGCTGGGGCGTGCCCTGGATCGCCCTGATCGCCACCTACATCTTCGGCGCCGCGTTCTTCTTCCCATTCCCGTCCTGGTCCAAGCTGGTCTCTGCGGTGTCCTCCATCACCGTGCTCTCCTACGCCATCGGCCCGGTGATCCTGCTGCACCTGCGCAAGATCCTGCCCGGCGCGGAGCGCCCGTTCCGCCTGAAGGGCTCCGCCGCGGTCTCGATGATCGCGTTCATCGCCTCCAACTGGATCATCTACTGGACCGGCAACTACGTGATGAGCGTGCTGTTCGTGCTGGTAGGCGGCTACGTGGCCTTCCTGCTGGTGTGGCACCTCCTGGTGAAGCGGCTGCCCGCCTCGAGCCTCGGCTGGCAGCACGCCTGGTGGCTGCTGCCCTACTTCGCCGGCATGTGGCTGATCAGCTACCTCGGGCCCTCCGCCAGCGGCATGGGCGGCAACGACACTTTCGGCTTCTTCACCGGCATGCTGCTCGTGACGCTGTTCAGCCCCGCCATGCTGTGGCTGGCGCTGAAGACCGGCGTCACCTCGGCGGCGGCTCAAGCCCATTCCGACAAGGTGGGAGCGATGGGCTCGCGTGGCATGGAGATGCCATTGCATTAA
- a CDS encoding DUF3301 domain-containing protein → MYLDAGGTGVAILLLLAAAAGFLFWNDSLRARERMVATCARLCRELKVQFLDESVVLTRLSLGRGASGWPEFTRIYGFEFSGTGQDRWQGRATLAGRRVLSVQLDHPDGVTILGGGAPVSPDLLRLTQFVGPGDGRSLH, encoded by the coding sequence ATGTACCTAGATGCGGGCGGCACCGGTGTGGCCATCCTGCTGCTACTCGCGGCGGCGGCGGGCTTCCTGTTCTGGAACGACAGCCTGCGGGCCCGCGAGCGCATGGTGGCGACCTGCGCGCGGCTGTGCCGCGAGCTCAAGGTGCAGTTCCTGGACGAGAGCGTCGTGCTCACCCGCCTGAGCCTGGGCCGGGGCGCCTCCGGCTGGCCCGAGTTCACCCGCATCTACGGCTTCGAGTTCAGCGGCACCGGCCAGGACCGCTGGCAGGGCCGTGCCACCCTCGCCGGCCGCCGCGTGCTCTCGGTGCAGCTCGATCACCCGGACGGGGTCACCATCCTGGGCGGCGGGGCGCCGGTCTCGCCGGACCTGCTCCGGCTGACGCAGTTCGTCGGGCCGGGGGATGGACGCTCCCTGCACTGA
- the pstA gene encoding phosphate ABC transporter permease PstA → MSMVATVFGLFWLAWLLWTLVSHGLHSINVELFTLDTPPPGAEGGMANAMIGSLLLTAVGVGLGTPVGLMAGTWLAEYGRANRMASVIRFVNDILLSAPSIVIGVFVYGVAVGPLGHFSGWAGGLSLAIIMLPVVLRTTEDMMRLVPDQMREAAAALGAPRWKVTVFIVHRASLAGMLTGVILGIARISGETAPLLFTALNNQFRSTDMSQPMANLPVMIFQFAMSPYEGWQHLAWAGALMITTAILVLSIAARLLLRSNSFGK, encoded by the coding sequence ATGTCCATGGTCGCCACGGTGTTCGGCCTGTTCTGGCTGGCCTGGCTGCTGTGGACGCTGGTGAGCCACGGCCTGCACAGCATCAACGTCGAGCTGTTCACCCTCGACACGCCGCCGCCGGGCGCCGAGGGCGGCATGGCCAACGCCATGATCGGCTCGCTGCTCCTGACCGCGGTGGGGGTGGGGCTGGGCACGCCGGTCGGGCTCATGGCCGGCACCTGGCTCGCCGAGTACGGCCGCGCCAACCGCATGGCCTCGGTGATCCGCTTCGTCAACGACATCCTGCTGTCGGCGCCCTCCATCGTCATCGGCGTGTTCGTCTACGGCGTCGCGGTGGGGCCGCTCGGGCACTTCTCCGGCTGGGCCGGCGGGCTCTCGCTCGCCATCATCATGCTGCCGGTGGTGCTGCGCACCACCGAGGACATGATGCGGCTGGTGCCGGACCAGATGCGCGAGGCCGCCGCCGCCCTGGGCGCGCCGCGCTGGAAGGTCACGGTGTTCATCGTGCACCGCGCGTCGCTGGCCGGCATGCTCACAGGCGTGATCCTCGGCATCGCCCGCATCAGCGGCGAGACCGCGCCGCTCCTGTTCACCGCGCTCAACAACCAGTTCCGCAGCACCGACATGTCGCAGCCCATGGCGAACCTGCCGGTGATGATCTTCCAGTTCGCCATGAGCCCCTACGAGGGCTGGCAGCACCTGGCCTGGGCGGGTGCGCTGATGATCACCACCGCGATCCTGGTGCTCAGCATCGCGGCCCGTCTCCTGCTGCGCTCCAATTCATTCGGGAAATGA
- the mgtA gene encoding magnesium-translocating P-type ATPase, with protein sequence MAFDRLSGLLRGGGDPQGERSGRVSARLAEVSRMAADDTFDEFHTGIQGLAETDAEERLAEHGPNAVVMEPERSFLYQLAARLANPLNVLLIVLAAVSAVTHDLDGAVIITFMVVLSVGLSWVQEARSDAAAEKLRSMVKTTATVLRREEVEEEGEPEEDAGGRPRVAYRALRKQVPLDELVPGDLVQLSAGDMIPADVRLLSAKDLFVNQSALTGESLPVEKRASAVEQAAGSPLDLPNLCFMGTNVVSGTAIALVVMTGTDTYFGSLAGTLGHERVQTSFDKGVHRFTWLMIKFMAVMVPLVFLINGLTKHAWGDAFLFAMAVAVGLTPEMLPVILSSNLAKGALVMSRHKVIVKRLSSIQNFGAMDVLCTDKTGTLTQDKVFLEKHVDIHGVESERVLEFAFLNSYYQSGLRNLLDVAVLEKVEMYADLHPEENYRKVDEIPFDFQRRRMSVVVEEEEERHVIICKGAVEEIFSICTHAEIEGETEPLVPDDLVRIRDVTLALNEDGFRVIAVAYRETIEPKRAYGVADEQGMTLLGYIAFLDPPKESAGQAIARLNQHGVAVKVLTGDNDTVARKICSEVGLEVSHILLGRDLEQMDDAALAEAAETTSLFAKLSPQQKARVIRALHRRGHVVGFLGDGINDGPALKAADVGISVDTAVDIAKESADIILLEKNLLVLEQGVLEGRKVFGNILKYIRMSASSNFGNMVSVVVGSLFLPFVPMAPIQVLVNTLLYDFSQTAMTTDNVDPEYLEKPRRWDLETIRQYMLRIGPVSSVFDFITFFVLIWFFGALHDEKLFQSGWFVESIVSQTLIVHVIRTGKVPFLQSWPSLPLLLTTVLVCLVGLWLPFSGLARGFGMVPVPLPFLLVMPLIVVGYVALTQWSKSHLIRRFGLD encoded by the coding sequence GTGGCCTTCGACAGACTCAGTGGACTCTTGCGCGGCGGCGGCGACCCCCAGGGGGAGCGCAGCGGGCGCGTGTCCGCGCGCCTGGCCGAGGTCAGCCGCATGGCGGCGGACGACACCTTCGACGAGTTCCACACCGGCATCCAGGGTCTGGCGGAGACGGATGCCGAAGAGCGCTTGGCGGAGCACGGCCCCAACGCCGTGGTCATGGAACCCGAGCGCAGTTTCCTCTACCAGCTGGCGGCGCGCCTCGCCAACCCGCTCAACGTGCTGCTCATCGTGCTGGCGGCGGTCTCGGCGGTGACCCACGACCTGGACGGCGCCGTCATCATCACCTTCATGGTGGTGCTGTCGGTGGGGTTGTCCTGGGTGCAGGAAGCCCGTTCCGACGCCGCCGCCGAGAAGCTGCGGTCCATGGTCAAGACCACCGCCACCGTGCTGCGCCGCGAGGAGGTGGAGGAGGAGGGCGAGCCGGAGGAGGACGCGGGCGGCCGGCCGCGGGTCGCCTACCGCGCGCTGCGCAAGCAGGTGCCCCTGGACGAGCTGGTGCCTGGCGACCTGGTGCAGCTCTCCGCCGGCGACATGATCCCGGCAGACGTGCGGCTGCTCTCCGCCAAGGACCTGTTCGTCAACCAGTCGGCCCTGACCGGCGAGTCCTTGCCGGTGGAGAAGCGCGCCAGCGCCGTGGAGCAGGCTGCCGGCAGCCCGCTGGACTTGCCGAACCTCTGCTTCATGGGCACCAACGTGGTCAGCGGCACCGCCATCGCGCTGGTGGTGATGACCGGCACCGATACCTATTTCGGGTCTCTCGCCGGCACCCTCGGCCACGAACGGGTGCAGACCAGCTTCGACAAGGGCGTCCACCGGTTCACCTGGCTCATGATCAAGTTCATGGCGGTGATGGTGCCGCTGGTGTTCCTCATCAACGGACTCACCAAGCACGCCTGGGGCGATGCCTTCCTGTTCGCCATGGCGGTGGCGGTGGGCCTCACCCCCGAGATGCTGCCGGTGATCCTGAGCAGCAACCTCGCCAAGGGTGCGCTCGTGATGTCGCGCCACAAGGTCATCGTCAAGCGGCTCAGCTCCATCCAGAACTTCGGCGCCATGGACGTGCTGTGCACCGACAAGACCGGCACCCTGACCCAGGACAAGGTGTTCCTGGAGAAGCACGTGGACATCCACGGCGTCGAGAGCGAGCGGGTCCTGGAGTTCGCCTTCCTCAACAGCTACTACCAGTCCGGCCTGCGCAACCTGCTGGACGTGGCGGTGCTGGAGAAGGTCGAGATGTACGCCGACCTGCACCCGGAGGAGAACTACCGCAAGGTGGACGAGATCCCCTTCGACTTCCAGCGCCGCCGCATGTCGGTGGTGGTGGAGGAAGAGGAGGAGCGGCACGTCATCATCTGCAAGGGCGCGGTGGAGGAGATCTTCAGCATCTGCACCCACGCCGAGATCGAGGGCGAGACCGAGCCGCTGGTCCCGGATGACCTGGTGCGCATCCGCGACGTGACCCTGGCGCTCAACGAGGATGGTTTCCGCGTCATCGCCGTGGCCTACCGCGAGACCATCGAGCCCAAGCGTGCCTACGGCGTCGCGGACGAGCAGGGCATGACGCTGCTCGGCTACATCGCGTTCCTGGACCCGCCCAAGGAGAGCGCCGGCCAGGCCATCGCCCGGCTAAACCAGCATGGCGTGGCGGTGAAGGTGCTCACCGGCGACAACGATACCGTGGCGCGCAAGATCTGTTCCGAGGTGGGGCTCGAGGTCTCCCACATCCTGCTGGGCCGGGACCTGGAGCAGATGGACGACGCGGCGCTGGCGGAGGCCGCCGAGACGACCTCACTCTTCGCCAAGCTCTCGCCGCAGCAGAAGGCGCGGGTGATCCGCGCGCTGCACCGCAGAGGCCACGTGGTGGGGTTCCTGGGCGACGGCATCAACGACGGCCCGGCGCTCAAGGCCGCTGACGTCGGCATTTCGGTGGATACGGCGGTGGACATCGCCAAGGAGTCGGCCGACATCATCCTGCTGGAGAAGAACCTGCTGGTGCTGGAGCAGGGCGTGCTGGAGGGCCGCAAGGTCTTCGGCAACATCCTCAAGTACATCCGCATGAGCGCGAGCTCGAACTTCGGCAACATGGTGAGCGTGGTGGTGGGGAGCCTGTTCCTGCCGTTCGTGCCCATGGCGCCCATCCAGGTGCTGGTGAACACGCTGCTCTACGACTTCTCCCAGACCGCCATGACGACGGACAACGTGGACCCGGAGTACCTGGAGAAGCCGCGGCGCTGGGATCTCGAGACCATCAGGCAGTACATGCTGCGCATCGGACCCGTGAGCTCGGTGTTCGACTTCATCACCTTCTTCGTGCTCATCTGGTTCTTCGGTGCCTTGCACGATGAGAAGCTGTTCCAGAGCGGCTGGTTCGTGGAATCCATCGTGAGCCAGACGCTGATCGTGCATGTGATCCGCACCGGCAAGGTGCCGTTCCTGCAGAGCTGGCCGAGCTTGCCGCTCCTGCTCACCACTGTCCTGGTCTGCCTGGTGGGCCTGTGGCTGCCGTTCAGCGGCCTCGCCCGCGGCTTCGGCATGGTGCCGGTGCCGCTGCCGTTCCTGTTGGTGATGCCGCTGATCGTGGTGGGCTACGTGGCCCTCACCCAGTGGTCGAAGTCGCACCTCATCCGCCGCTTCGGTCTGGACTGA
- the pstC gene encoding phosphate ABC transporter permease subunit PstC, with protein MVFKGVTQLAALTVLGLILAIIGLLIFKAWPAFHTFGFKFFTSTEWDPVSDQYSALTSIYGTLVTSAIALIIAVPVSFGIALFVTELAPAWLRRPVSTAVELLAAIPSIIYGMWGLFVFAPLFAEKVQPWITAHLGKWPLIGSLFQGPPIGIGVFTAGLILAIMVIPFVTSVMRDVFDVVPLVLKESAYGIGCTTWEVMWRVVLPYTRVGVVGGIMLGLGRALGETMAVTFVIGNSHDISKALFMPGNTISSTLANEFSEAVGEKYTSSLIALGLILFLVTFVVLAIAKLLLIRVAAREGAKT; from the coding sequence ATGGTGTTCAAGGGGGTCACCCAGCTCGCCGCGCTCACGGTGCTGGGGCTGATCCTGGCCATCATCGGCCTGCTCATCTTCAAGGCCTGGCCGGCGTTCCACACCTTCGGCTTCAAGTTCTTCACCAGCACCGAGTGGGACCCGGTCAGCGACCAGTACTCGGCGCTCACCTCCATCTACGGCACCCTGGTGACCTCGGCCATCGCGCTCATCATCGCCGTGCCGGTGAGCTTCGGCATCGCGCTCTTCGTCACCGAACTCGCGCCGGCCTGGCTGCGCCGCCCGGTGAGCACCGCGGTGGAACTGCTCGCCGCCATCCCCAGCATCATCTACGGCATGTGGGGCCTGTTCGTGTTCGCGCCGCTGTTCGCGGAGAAGGTCCAGCCCTGGATAACCGCGCACCTCGGCAAGTGGCCGCTCATCGGCAGCCTGTTCCAGGGCCCGCCCATCGGCATCGGCGTGTTTACCGCCGGCCTCATCCTCGCCATCATGGTCATCCCGTTCGTGACCTCGGTGATGCGCGACGTGTTCGACGTGGTGCCGCTGGTGCTCAAGGAGTCCGCCTATGGCATCGGCTGCACCACCTGGGAGGTGATGTGGCGCGTGGTGCTGCCCTACACCCGCGTCGGCGTGGTGGGCGGCATCATGCTGGGCCTGGGCCGCGCGCTCGGCGAGACCATGGCCGTGACCTTCGTCATCGGCAACAGTCATGACATCAGCAAGGCCCTGTTCATGCCGGGCAACACCATCTCCTCGACGCTCGCCAACGAGTTCTCCGAGGCGGTGGGCGAGAAGTACACCTCCTCGCTGATCGCCCTCGGCCTCATCCTGTTCCTGGTCACGTTCGTGGTGCTGGCCATCGCCAAGCTGCTGCTCATCCGGGTCGCGGCGCGCGAGGGGGCGAAGACGTGA